The region TAAGTTATTAATGAAGTTATAAATGTGATtataaaaaactataaaaaaaaaattagtttaccTTAGAAGAGCTGTTGCTATTCCCTCCTATTGTATCAATGAATGCTGCAAAAAAGTATCAGTTAAGGCAAAATGACAAGATTTTAAAGTAATCAAAGTATCCACTCACATTCACAACTTACCTGTTATCTTAGCCTTCTTGTGTGCATCAGGCACTGTATTTAGCTTCTTTATACGACAAAAAACTTCCCGTGAATCATCATCCTCATCAGGTGACACTAATTTACACTTTTCTTCCTATTCAACATACAATATgagtttaaattttaaatattattacaaggatatataagatttaaaaaaaaaaaaaacaaaacaaattactCACAGCTTTGTTGAGCAGCCGCTTTTTGGCAAGTATCTTCTCTGTTTCCTCATCATCAGATGATGAAAAAGCTTCATCTTTATCAAGAAACATCTGAGCAATCATTTCTTTTGCCTTTTTTGAATTTAATCGAGGAACACGTGGGcgttcttcatcttcatcttcttcaacatcATCATCCACCTCTACATCCTCTTCACcttcttcctcatcatcatcatcatcatcaagtaAAGATCCCTCTCTGAGTTTAGAAGCAACATTTAGTCTTCTCAAAAGATCATCAGTTCCAGCTGCATCTTTTTCTTCAAGCCATTTTTGGTGAAGTTCATCTCGGGTTTCTTTGTCAACTGGTTTTTCTTTATACCCAGTTACTATCATCTCTCTGAGTTCCTCaatgtcatcatcatcatcatcttcattttcTTCATCGTCTCCAAACCGCATTCTGTCATTGTCActatcatcttcttcctcagcctcATCATCAAGAAATGCTTTTACAGGAGCTCCTTTTGGAGAAGAACTCTCTTTCACATATGGAGCAACATTCTCCTTGTCATTTTCTTCTTCATCAGAGCTGAAATTTTGCAAAAGAATCACATATTTAGATGGTAATTATTACAAGCTTCACACAAAAATATGACCTTAAACTTACATATCATCGGGAACAGAATCAAACTTTAATTTCATTGTTAGCAAAGAAGGTTCCATTTCTTCTTCTTGAGAGCTAATAGTATGTTCATCAGGTTCCTCATCTTTAGACTCTGTGCTATCACTTGTTTGGGAATCACCAAAAAGATCCTACATTTAGCAAAGTAATGAGCATACATGGACAAAAAGGTTGAATATAAATTATGTAAAATATTTTTCTCAATAGAGATAGAAGTTAAAAACAACCTGAGTATCATCAACTGGAGCCCGAAGAACAGGTGTAGATTTGTCATCCAAAGGCTGTAGCAACGTTAAAAGATATAATCATATGAGAATCTTTGATACAAAATAATTCTtgcaaaatataattttatattcaTAACTGCATACCATTTGGGGAGAATCATTGTCATGGGTCTTCTGTTCTCCACAGACATCAGGTCCATCCATATCAATATCATCTTCTTTTGGGCCACTTAAAACTTCATTTTCTTTCACAGACTCTGATAGGTCACCAACTTCTATTTCCACATTCTTGGAATGATTTGTGGTCTGTTTCTGACAAGCATCATCTTCCTTGACAGGATCATCACAATTAAACTGGGAAAACCTGCAAATTTAGAATAAGAAAAGGGTATGAAACTAGGAATATAGGCTACATGTAGCAAATATAATAAATCAAGATAAATACTCACTTCTTTGACACCTCAAGCTTCCTTTGTCTTATTTTTTCCAAAATGGATGATATGGGCTTTTGCACAATCGGTACTGGTTTAAACGAAGCACCTCTAGTCTCTAACAGATGAGATACATGGAATTCAAATCAGAGCGATAAAAAAGATTATATAGAATGCATTGCTACCATTAAGAAACACCAAGTGATAATACATGATTAAAACTAGCACCTCTTAAAAGTCTCTGAGACTCAGCATGAAGTTGTTCTAGATGAGCTCTCCTTTCCTGTAAATCCAATAAACAAAATCACCAACAGGGGGGATATGAAACAGCTCAACGCAAAATAAGTAATTGTGTTTTtttaacttcttttatatttttaacattagAAAATAAAAGATATAACAACTCGTAGTTAACCTGAAAACGACGAGAAAAGGTATCTAGTCTAAAACAATCCAAAGACGTAGAAGATATGTACCTTTGCTTCCCTTTTTTTGTTAGTAGAAGAGGCTTTGACTTTTGGGTCCTCACTGGAACTCTTAAGTCTCTTTATCTTCCCTTTCTTCTCATTCATCGCATCCTCATTTACTTCCTTCTCCTCATTTTCCTTGATTTTCATATCTGCAATCAATTCTTCCTTTCCCACCATTGAATCAACTACACTCTCAGTAATCTCATCGTCAAAATCCAATGTTCTCTTCGTTTCCTTCCTATCTGTTCTCACAGGCGATTCACCAGCAACAGAGTTCATCTCTGCTTCATTTCCCACCATTTTATCCACTGCACTCTCAGTAATCTCATCTTCAAACTCCAATGCTCTCTTGATTTCCTTCCGGTTTATTCTCACGGGCGTGTCACCATCGCCAGAGTTTGAATTATTTTCCATTCCATCATCACCCAAACCTTCTTCAAACTCTAAATCTCTCTTTGTTTCCTTCCGATCGCTATTCACGCGTGTATCATTGTAACAAGAGCTCAGATCTTTTTCCTTCACACTACCGTCATCAAGCCCCTCTTCGAATTCTAATAACCTTTTCGTTTCCTTCCGATCTACATTCACAAGCGTATCAGCACAAGCAGTGCTCAGTTCTTTTCCATCTACATCACCATCAAAACCCTCAGCCGGCGGAGACGAAAGCGGCTCACATGAATCATCAAATGCTCGGATATCCGAAGATTCTAGGGCTTCTATACTGGCAAAATCAACTCGAGGCAAGTCAATGAGTTCGCTTACTGATTCGACCGGGGCTGATTGATCTGCAACAACCGTAGATTTCTTGAGGCGTTTGAGTCTTCGATGCTTGGGTGAAGGTGAAGGCTCGTTGTTGGGAAAGGAAAATGACTCGTAATCATCGTCGATTTCCATCGTCTGTGATGAAAACgtcagagaattagggtttcgatTTGGTGGAGAAAGACTGGAAATGAATCTGATTATCTGAACGAGTAAATTTGCAGGTGAGGATAAAGAAAAGAGCGGTGGGAGGGGGTTATGGAGGGAGATGCAAAAATGGGTGATTTGGGCGGCAAGTGTTTCGAAATTTGTTAAGAAGGCGCTAAAACTGATGTTTGCTAATAGCATAAAAGAAAATTGACCCTTGGGTTTGCTATGATGTTATATTCACCCTTCTAAGTTTGGTGAACTACAAGATCAATCCTTTTACTTATGATAGCAAAGAGATACTATATGATTGCTCCCTGTCATTATCATATGTCAAAAGTTTATGGTGATGGTCAGATGGACACGTTCATCGAGCAAGATCCGCAAATGAATTACATTGTTTTGTTTTCCGTACAATTAGTCAAGAACACAACTGATCAATGGATTCTTTTGTTGGTTTATTTACGTTTTAATAAGAGAAATTTTCAAATATAACCAAAATACACATCTTAGTGCCAAAAAAAATGAGATTTATTAAAAATATCAAGACCCATCTTTCCCTCTGCGAACTTGGTATTTATTTAAGGGTTAAAAAATTATGTTTTCAAAGTTTTAGTTTGCAATACAAAGTGAGTCCACAAAAGGCCTTTTGCGACATCAGATTGTAAAAAGCATGTTCACAGTACAATACATCACTTCGCAATTCCACATAAATGATATTGAGGATAGAGATGTATTACGAAA is a window of Lactuca sativa cultivar Salinas chromosome 1, Lsat_Salinas_v11, whole genome shotgun sequence DNA encoding:
- the LOC111876267 gene encoding uncharacterized protein LOC111876267 codes for the protein MEIDDDYESFSFPNNEPSPSPKHRRLKRLKKSTVVADQSAPVESVSELIDLPRVDFASIEALESSDIRAFDDSCEPLSSPPAEGFDGDVDGKELSTACADTLVNVDRKETKRLLEFEEGLDDGSVKEKDLSSCYNDTRVNSDRKETKRDLEFEEGLGDDGMENNSNSGDGDTPVRINRKEIKRALEFEDEITESAVDKMVGNEAEMNSVAGESPVRTDRKETKRTLDFDDEITESVVDSMVGKEELIADMKIKENEEKEVNEDAMNEKKGKIKRLKSSSEDPKVKASSTNKKREAKERRAHLEQLHAESQRLLRETRGASFKPVPIVQKPISSILEKIRQRKLEVSKKFSQFNCDDPVKEDDACQKQTTNHSKNVEIEVGDLSESVKENEVLSGPKEDDIDMDGPDVCGEQKTHDNDSPQMPLDDKSTPVLRAPVDDTQDLFGDSQTSDSTESKDEEPDEHTISSQEEEMEPSLLTMKLKFDSVPDDISDEEENDKENVAPYVKESSSPKGAPVKAFLDDEAEEEDDSDNDRMRFGDDEENEDDDDDDIEELREMIVTGYKEKPVDKETRDELHQKWLEEKDAAGTDDLLRRLNVASKLREGSLLDDDDDDEEEGEEDVEVDDDVEEDEDEERPRVPRLNSKKAKEMIAQMFLDKDEAFSSSDDEETEKILAKKRLLNKAEEKCKLVSPDEDDDSREVFCRIKKLNTVPDAHKKAKITAFIDTIGGNSNSSSKSSFLSRVSSHSVPTSSKQLKQGSGVGPCRAYIFGRDDSNSRSSMSISEDASDSTTKEIQTKKVTTKYSISQSQVRSINENSSSNSNSSTSFFEMLKRSSVQTNVGNKESSVVELSQSVFAAFKIPKKPLKIQGRV